GGTACGGCATGCCGGGGTGGGCACGGTCAAAGACCAGCGGGAGGTCCATGAAGACGACATGGCCGGCGGTCAGGTGGAAGTCGTGCATCATCGTGGACGCCGGCATGTCGACCGGGCGGCTGACCACCAACTCGCCGGCGGCATCGGCGCGGTGGTAGGTGAGGTACGGCGGAGCGACGTCGTAGCCGAAGAAGTGCAGCTCACCGGTGGTCGGGCAGGTCTTGGGGTGGGCGGTCATGGCGGTGGTGAGCCGGCCGCCGAAGTCGTAGGCGCCGACGGTCTCCAGCTCGTGGCCGGGACGACAGTCGATCTCGTAGGGGAGCGAGGTCTCGACCAGGGCGAACGTGCGGCCGGCGTGCCGGACGACATGCGTGTTGGCCACGCCCGCCGCGAGGTTGCGTCGACCCCGTGCGTCCCGGACGGGCAGCCCGTCGGTGAAGGTGGCGGTACGCACCCAGCGGTTGCGGTACGAGACCGCCCGGCCGCCCTCCAGACGCAGGCCGTGGACCATACCGTCACCGAAGAACCAGTGGGGCGACGCGGCGTCCTTCGGGTTGGGGCCGTTGCGCAGGAACCAGCCGCTGAGCTCGGGCGGGATCGTGCCGGCGACCGGGAGGTCGTAGGCGGTCAGCTCCTCCGCGACCGGCGCGAAGTTGCCGGCCATGTGCGGTGCGGGAGCGGTGGACTCGGACGGAGCGGCGGACGAGGTGGTGTTCATGACGCCAAACCTCCCTGGATGTCGGCCCGCGCACCGGCCTGCGCCATGAAGCGGGCACGGGCCCGCTCCGGGTACGAGGCGGTGAAGCGGGCGGGAAGGACGAACCCGGCGACCTGGACGAGGATCGAGAAGATCACGTTCACGGCGTAGGCGGAGGCCACTGCCTGGGCGATCGCACAGAGGGTGAAGGACAGCGCCCACGCGGCCGTGAGCACGACATTGATGCGGCGGAACAGCGGGGTCTCCCAGACCTCCGGCGGCGCCATCCGGCGCGCGATCCCCATCGTGAAGGGCCGCCGGACGGCGATCGACGCCCAGGCGATGAGCGCCAGCCAGCCCATCGAGAGCGCGCTGCCGTACGTCTTGAGGTCGCTGTCGGGGCGGGCGAAGGCCAGCGCGGTGAGCGCCGCGAAGAAGACGATCGTGCCGTACTCCAGCAGGCGGTGGTCGACGGCCAGCCCCGCGGCGCGGTCGGCGATGAGCAGGACGACCGAGGCCACCAGACCGGCGATTGCGCCCCACTGCCAGCCGGCCGAGGACACCCCCGCGAAGACCAGCCACGGGATGAACGCCCGCAGATAGTTCATGGCTCCCCCTTTTTCTTCGCGGCCCCGGATCCCTCACCCGCCGCCACATTCCAACTTCGACATGTCGAACTTAGAACCTCCATCTTTGACATGTCAACAGTGGAAGGTAAAGTACTGACCATGAGCCTGAGACATGCCGTGCTGGGCCTGCTGGCCGAATCCCCCGCGAGCGGCTACGACCTGATGAAGCTGTTCAACGCCACGCTCACCAACGTCTGGCCCGCCACGCAGAGCCAGGTCTACGGCGAGCTCACCAAGCTCACCCACGCCGGGCTGGTCGAGGTGGCCGCCGAGGGCCCCCGAGGCCGCAAGGAATACACCATCACCGGCGAGGGCCTGGAGGAGCTGCGCCACTGGCTCACGGAGGTCGAGCCCAGCGGCCCCGTCCGCCACGACGGCCTGCTGCGGGTCTTCTTCCTCGGCATCATCACCCCGCTCGAAGCGCAGACCTACCTGCTGCAGCAGGCCGAGGGCGCCGCCCGCGCACGGGCCGCGTACGAGCACATCGATGCCACCGCCCAGTGGGACGAGGAGATGATCTCGGTCTACGGACGCATCGCCCTGGAGTACGGCCTCCGGATGTCGGCCACCCAGGAGGAGTGGGCCCGTTGGGCGGCCGAGGAAGTGACGAGCGCGAAGGCGCGAAAGGCGAGCAACCTCGCGCGGGCACAGCACGAACTGGCGCGCGCCCGGCAGGAGGAAAGCCCGCGGGAGGAGGGCCACCGAGAGGTCACCCCGCACGAGGAAGGCACCCAGGAGCACGGCGACCGGCAGGCGCGACAGCAGAAGTAGCGACCGGCGGGACGCCGCGCGTGCCACGGAGCGGGACGCCGCGCGTGCCACGGAGCCGCACGCCGCCCCCGGTGACGAGTGCGCACGCCACCGGGCAGCCCCCGGCCGCTGCGCATTCAGGTGCCGCCCGGCACCCCGCGCGGCACCCTGGAGGCATGACCGACCAGCGCTCCGTGCGCCTCTCGAAATACCTGGCCAAGCATCTGCGGCACCAACCGCAGCGGATCGGACTCACCCTCGACGCCCAGGGCTGGGTGCCCGTCGACGAGCTCCTCTCGGCGGCCTCGCACCACGGATTCCCGTTCTCCCGGGCGGAGTTGGCGGCGGTGGTCGCCGGCAACGACAAGCGGCGGTACACGATCGAGGGCGACCGGATCCGCGCCAACCAGGGCCACACGGTGCCCGTGGACCTCGATCTGCCGCAGGCCGTACCGCCCGCGCACCTCTTCCACGGCACGGTGGCCCGCAGCCTGGCCGCCATCCGGGAGGAGGGGCTGCGCCCGATGTCCCGGCATGCCGTGCATCTCTCGCCCGACCGGGAAACCGCGACCCGGGTGGGGGCGCGGCGCGGCCGACCCGTGGTCCTGACCGTGGACGCCGGGGCGATGCACCGCGCCGGTCATGTCTTTCAGGTCAGCGCCAACGGGGTCTGGCTCACCAGCGGCGTCCCGGCGGCGTTCCTCCGCTCCCCGGACTGAGCCGGCCCGCCCGGCCGGCACGGCCAGCACGGCCCGCTCGCCCTGCCGCCGCCCCGCCTCCCCCCGTTCACAGACCGGGCGCCCCCCACACCGGGAACCACCGCGCCAGATCCTTCTCCACCGTCAGATCATCCCCGAGCATCGCCCGCACCTGGAGTTCCAGCGGGTTGTCGCGCTTCTCGCCCGCGCCCTGCGCCGGTGCGAACGGGTAGAACGTGCCGCGCTTGTAGAGGTAGACCAGCGCCAGCGACCGCTGCCGGTCGTCGCGGAAGCCGACCAGCGAACACAGCAGCTGCGGGCCGAAACCCGCTTCCTCCAGGGACGTGTTGACCGCGTGCAGGTCGTTGACCAGCCCCGCCACGTCCTCCGGCGGATGCCGGACGAGCAGCCAGGTGTAGCCGTAGGCGTCCTGGGTGAACTCCACCGAGCCGTCCAGCAGGGCCCGCGCCTCCTCCTGGATGCGCGCGAACGCCCCGCCCTCGACGCTCGCGAAGCACACCGAGCCCAGCCCGGTGGCCTCGAACCCGGCCGCGGCCTGGAGCGTCACCGCCGCGGACGGCAGCGCGAAAAGCTGGTCGAGATCGGGGCGTACCGGCTTGCTGCGGCCCAGGATGGCGTCCAGAAATCCCATGCGCGACCCAACTCCTCGCTCATCACGGCACATTGATCATTTCCGGCGCCCGGGCCGCCGTCCGCTCCCTCACGGCCGCCCCAGCTCCGCGGCTATCCGGCCGAGCTGCTCCAGCCGCTGCTCCAGCGTCGGGTGCGAGGACAGCAGCTGGTTGAAGCTCTCCTTGTTGAACGCCGGAGCGAAGTAGAAGGCGTTGAACGGCTGGGCCTTGCGCAGGTCTTCGGTCGGGATCCGCGCGATCTGACCGGTGACCTTCGTCAGCGCGGCGGCCAGCGCCGAGGGCCGGCCGGTCAGCAGCGCGGCGGCCCGGTCGGCGGACAGCTCCCGGTAACGGGACAGCAGCCGGGTCAGCAGGAAGCTGATCGCGTAGACGACCACGCTGACGGCGGTGACGATGAGCACGGCGATGGCCGCGTTCTGGTCCCGGTTGTTGCGTCCGACGCCGCTCCACAGGGCGGCGCGGGTGATGATCCCGGCCAGCACGCCGAGGAAGGACGCGATCGTCATCACCGCGACATCGCGGTGCGCGACGTGCGAGAGCTCGTGGGCCAGCACCCCTTCCAGCTCCTCCGGCTCCAGCCGTCGGAGCAGCCCGGTCGTGGCGCAGACCATCGAGTTCTTCTGGTTACGGCCGGTCGCGAAGGCGTTCGGCACGTCCGACTCGGCGATCGCGACCCGCGGTTTGGGCATGTCGGCCAGCGCGCACAGCCGGTCCACGGCCCCGTGCAGCTCGGGTGCCTGCTCCGGCGTGACCTCGCGCGCACCCATGCTGAACGCCGCGATCCGGTCGCTGTACCAGAACTGCGCGACGAACAGGGCCCCGGCGATCAGCAGCACCACCACCCAGGCGCCCTTGAGCAGCACCACCAGCACACTGACGACCACGACGTACAGCAGTCCGATGAGGAACATCGTCGTGACCATGCGCGACGTGAGCCCGCGGTCCGGGGCGAATCGGGTCTGTGCCATGGCTCCTCCACACACACCGCACTTCGCGCAGCGCGACAGCCCGCTCGCGCGCCGGCCTCGCCCGGCGCGCCGCGTCCGCCACACTGCGCCGCTGCCCCGATTCTCCCTCTTCACGGCTATATACGGGGTAAAGCCGAGGCACCGGATGCCGAGCGCGTCGGCCGGCCCGTACGTCGCCCCCGAGGCCCCGCCCCGCAGAGCGCCCTCGGCGCGAGCCGCCCTGCGGGCCGGACCTCGGGGCAGCGCCGCCCCCGCGCCCTACGCGGCGTCCAGCTGCGCCGGCCCCTCCGTGACGATCCGCTCGAAGAGCGCGGTGTCGGCCGCGAAGACGGAATCGGCGATCGGCCAGTGCAGGACCAGCTCGTCGATGCCCAGCTCCGCGTGCCGGCCGGCGAAGTCGACGAAGGCGTCCATGGAGTCCAGCGGGCGGTCCGGCGTGAAGCCGGTCAGCATGATCTTCTGCAGCTCGGCGGCGTCCCGGCCCTGCTCGGCGCACGCCTTGGCGAGCCGTTCGAGCTGCCCGCGGACCGCCGCCAGCGACTCGGCCGGCGTACCGCCCGCGTTCGAGACCTTGGGGTCCCCGGTCGTCACCCACGCCTGGCCGTACCGGGCGGCGAGCTTCAGTCCGCGCGGGCCGGTGGCCGCCACCGCGAACGGCAGCCGCGGACGCTGCACACAGCCGGGGATGTTGCGCGCCTCGTCCGCGGAGTAGTGCACGCCCTCGTACGTGACGGCGTCCTCGGTCAGCAGCCGGTCGAGCAGCCCCACGAACTCGCCGAAGCGGTCGGCCCGCTCGCGCGGCGACCATGCCTCCTGGCCGAGCGCGGTGGCGTCGAAGCCGTTGCCGCCGGCGCCGATGCCCAGCGTGACCCGGCCGTCGCTGATGTCGTCGAGCGAGATCAGCTCCTTGGCGAGGGTGACGGGGTGCCGGAAGTTCGGCGAGGTGACGAGGGTGCCCAGCCGCATCCGGGAGGTGGCGGCGGCGGCCGCGGTCAGCGTCGGGAGGGCGCCGAACCAGGTCTGTTCCCGAAAGGTCCGCCACGAGAGGTGGTCGTAGGTGTACGCGGCGTGGAGGCCCAGCTCCTCGGCGCGCTGCCACACCTCCCGTCCACCGTC
The sequence above is a segment of the Streptomyces lydicus genome. Coding sequences within it:
- a CDS encoding carotenoid oxygenase family protein, whose product is MNTTSSAAPSESTAPAPHMAGNFAPVAEELTAYDLPVAGTIPPELSGWFLRNGPNPKDAASPHWFFGDGMVHGLRLEGGRAVSYRNRWVRTATFTDGLPVRDARGRRNLAAGVANTHVVRHAGRTFALVETSLPYEIDCRPGHELETVGAYDFGGRLTTAMTAHPKTCPTTGELHFFGYDVAPPYLTYHRADAAGELVVSRPVDMPASTMMHDFHLTAGHVVFMDLPLVFDRAHPGMPYRWDPEHGARLGVLRRDDPYGEVRWLPIDPCYVFHALNAHDDGDDRIVLHVSRYADFGGPAQPCLWRWTIDLTSGTVAEEQLDDHPCEFPRVDDRLAGLPARFGHATAGELPGSGPVPGALLRYDLRTGAVVRHDFGPGRTPGEAAFAPADDLPGGRGWLMTYVHDARTDTSDLVILDAEDISADPVATVRLPQRVPYGFHGNWLPDPTS
- a CDS encoding PadR family transcriptional regulator, producing MSLRHAVLGLLAESPASGYDLMKLFNATLTNVWPATQSQVYGELTKLTHAGLVEVAAEGPRGRKEYTITGEGLEELRHWLTEVEPSGPVRHDGLLRVFFLGIITPLEAQTYLLQQAEGAARARAAYEHIDATAQWDEEMISVYGRIALEYGLRMSATQEEWARWAAEEVTSAKARKASNLARAQHELARARQEESPREEGHREVTPHEEGTQEHGDRQARQQK
- a CDS encoding RNA 2'-phosphotransferase — protein: MTDQRSVRLSKYLAKHLRHQPQRIGLTLDAQGWVPVDELLSAASHHGFPFSRAELAAVVAGNDKRRYTIEGDRIRANQGHTVPVDLDLPQAVPPAHLFHGTVARSLAAIREEGLRPMSRHAVHLSPDRETATRVGARRGRPVVLTVDAGAMHRAGHVFQVSANGVWLTSGVPAAFLRSPD
- the pspAB gene encoding PspA-associated protein PspAB; this translates as MGFLDAILGRSKPVRPDLDQLFALPSAAVTLQAAAGFEATGLGSVCFASVEGGAFARIQEEARALLDGSVEFTQDAYGYTWLLVRHPPEDVAGLVNDLHAVNTSLEEAGFGPQLLCSLVGFRDDRQRSLALVYLYKRGTFYPFAPAQGAGEKRDNPLELQVRAMLGDDLTVEKDLARWFPVWGAPGL
- the htpX gene encoding zinc metalloprotease HtpX; protein product: MAQTRFAPDRGLTSRMVTTMFLIGLLYVVVVSVLVVLLKGAWVVVLLIAGALFVAQFWYSDRIAAFSMGAREVTPEQAPELHGAVDRLCALADMPKPRVAIAESDVPNAFATGRNQKNSMVCATTGLLRRLEPEELEGVLAHELSHVAHRDVAVMTIASFLGVLAGIITRAALWSGVGRNNRDQNAAIAVLIVTAVSVVVYAISFLLTRLLSRYRELSADRAAALLTGRPSALAAALTKVTGQIARIPTEDLRKAQPFNAFYFAPAFNKESFNQLLSSHPTLEQRLEQLGRIAAELGRP
- a CDS encoding LLM class flavin-dependent oxidoreductase, with product MRLSTVILPVRRWSDGGREVWQRAEELGLHAAYTYDHLSWRTFREQTWFGALPTLTAAAAATSRMRLGTLVTSPNFRHPVTLAKELISLDDISDGRVTLGIGAGGNGFDATALGQEAWSPRERADRFGEFVGLLDRLLTEDAVTYEGVHYSADEARNIPGCVQRPRLPFAVAATGPRGLKLAARYGQAWVTTGDPKVSNAGGTPAESLAAVRGQLERLAKACAEQGRDAAELQKIMLTGFTPDRPLDSMDAFVDFAGRHAELGIDELVLHWPIADSVFAADTALFERIVTEGPAQLDAA